In Diabrotica undecimpunctata isolate CICGRU chromosome 4, icDiaUnde3, whole genome shotgun sequence, a single genomic region encodes these proteins:
- the Scgalpha gene encoding uncharacterized protein Scgalpha isoform X1, translated as MLGILINLFLLFCTLSNAKDANVLMTEVFAIPLDPPMFNWTYEGLEEQFVYQASLLNAPDLPSWINYLYSEQHYSGFLYGVPPKINENIPLEVVALNKKTYETRVENINIIISEKLNSARYEVLLKIDNINVEDMFDVDRMEALKNVFRKELWKNSAYDLYVTFLNSAVDLGARKPANPREGEGVVIRLGSENSFSTELIELQEEVKPLWKVPQCPRDYKRTSVERYFRDAGFALDWCSFRLVDNNNSAMHHKNGNLVSDEVDDSETGGIWHSVSKADVPQRRYFNELVVSLIVPFVILIVLGLVLSFLLCFQHDEIEDESDHYFHNLFHICTDYYYDHYIYKRASHIDDLTSDQISYAETVHRPVETFRSFNNRDSTLSPDLCSHSNSPNSTINRGVHCRPSPPPYVRPKFKSDL; from the exons ATGTTAGGAATCTTGATAAATCTGTTTTTATTGTTTTGCACACTATCTAATGCAAAAGATGCAAATGTACTCATGACTGAGGTTTTCGCAATACCTTTGGATCCTCCAATGTTTAATTGGACTTATGAAGGATTAGAAGAACAGTTTGTGTACCAAGCTTCCTTATTAAACGCTCCCGATTTACCTTCCTGGATTAATTACCTATACAGCGAACAGCATTACTCTGGGTTTTTATACGGCGTACCTCCAAAGATTAATGAAAATATTCCACTAGAAGTCGTCGCACTTAACAAAAAAACTTATGAAACTAGGGTTGAAaacatcaatattattatttctgAGAAACTAAACTCTGCCAGATATGAAGTACTTTTAAAAATTGACAATATAAATGTGGAAGATATGTTTGATGTAGATCGAATGGAAGCACTAAAGAATGTTTTTCGTAAAGAATTATGGAAAAATAGTGCTTACGATTTATACGTGACCTTTCTTAATTCTGCTGTTGATTTAGGAGCTAGAAAACCAGCAAATCCCAGGGAGGGAGAAGG GGTGGTAATAAGACTGGGCAGTGAGAACTCGTTTTCCACAGAGCTGATCGAACTTCAAGAAGAAGTTAAACCGCTATGGAAAGTTCCACAGTGTCCAAGAGACTACAAAAGAACTTCTGTTGAAAGATATTTTAGAGATGCTGGATTTGCCTTGGACTGGTGTTCGTTTAGACTG GTTGACAATAACAATTCGGCAATGCatcataaaaatggaaacttagtGAGTGATGAGGTAGATGATTCTGAAACTGGTGGAATTTGGCATTCTGTATCAAAGGCAGATGTTCCCCAAAGAAGATACTTTAATGAACTTGTGGTATCGCTGATAGTTCCTTTTGTAATATTGATTGTTTTGGGACTAGTTTTGTCATTTCTGCTATGTTTTCAACATGATGAAAT cgAAGACGAAAGTGACCATTATTTCCATAATTTATTTCACATTTGTACGGATTATTACTATGATCATTATATTTACAAAAG agCTAGTCATATAGATGACCTAACATCAGACCAAATCAGCTACGCTGAAACAGTTCACAGACCTGTAGAGACTTTCAGAAGTTTTAACAACCGGGACAGTACACTCTCGCCTGATCTCTGCAGTCATTCCAACAGCCCCAACTCTACGATTAACAGGGGCGTGCACTGTAGACCTAGTCCTCCACCTTACGTAAGACCTAAGTTTAAGTCTGATTTGTGA
- the Scgalpha gene encoding epsilon-sarcoglycan isoform X2, which produces MLGILINLFLLFCTLSNAKDANVLMTEVFAIPLDPPMFNWTYEGLEEQFVYQASLLNAPDLPSWINYLYSEQHYSGFLYGVPPKINENIPLEVVALNKKTYETRVENINIIISEKLNSARYEVLLKIDNINVEDMFDVDRMEALKNVFRKELWKNSAYDLYVTFLNSAVDLGARKPANPREGEGVVIRLGSENSFSTELIELQEEVKPLWKVPQCPRDYKRTSVERYFRDAGFALDWCSFRLVDNNNSAMHHKNGNLVSDEVDDSETGGIWHSVSKADVPQRRYFNELVVSLIVPFVILIVLGLVLSFLLCFQHDEIASHIDDLTSDQISYAETVHRPVETFRSFNNRDSTLSPDLCSHSNSPNSTINRGVHCRPSPPPYVRPKFKSDL; this is translated from the exons ATGTTAGGAATCTTGATAAATCTGTTTTTATTGTTTTGCACACTATCTAATGCAAAAGATGCAAATGTACTCATGACTGAGGTTTTCGCAATACCTTTGGATCCTCCAATGTTTAATTGGACTTATGAAGGATTAGAAGAACAGTTTGTGTACCAAGCTTCCTTATTAAACGCTCCCGATTTACCTTCCTGGATTAATTACCTATACAGCGAACAGCATTACTCTGGGTTTTTATACGGCGTACCTCCAAAGATTAATGAAAATATTCCACTAGAAGTCGTCGCACTTAACAAAAAAACTTATGAAACTAGGGTTGAAaacatcaatattattatttctgAGAAACTAAACTCTGCCAGATATGAAGTACTTTTAAAAATTGACAATATAAATGTGGAAGATATGTTTGATGTAGATCGAATGGAAGCACTAAAGAATGTTTTTCGTAAAGAATTATGGAAAAATAGTGCTTACGATTTATACGTGACCTTTCTTAATTCTGCTGTTGATTTAGGAGCTAGAAAACCAGCAAATCCCAGGGAGGGAGAAGG GGTGGTAATAAGACTGGGCAGTGAGAACTCGTTTTCCACAGAGCTGATCGAACTTCAAGAAGAAGTTAAACCGCTATGGAAAGTTCCACAGTGTCCAAGAGACTACAAAAGAACTTCTGTTGAAAGATATTTTAGAGATGCTGGATTTGCCTTGGACTGGTGTTCGTTTAGACTG GTTGACAATAACAATTCGGCAATGCatcataaaaatggaaacttagtGAGTGATGAGGTAGATGATTCTGAAACTGGTGGAATTTGGCATTCTGTATCAAAGGCAGATGTTCCCCAAAGAAGATACTTTAATGAACTTGTGGTATCGCTGATAGTTCCTTTTGTAATATTGATTGTTTTGGGACTAGTTTTGTCATTTCTGCTATGTTTTCAACATGATGAAAT agCTAGTCATATAGATGACCTAACATCAGACCAAATCAGCTACGCTGAAACAGTTCACAGACCTGTAGAGACTTTCAGAAGTTTTAACAACCGGGACAGTACACTCTCGCCTGATCTCTGCAGTCATTCCAACAGCCCCAACTCTACGATTAACAGGGGCGTGCACTGTAGACCTAGTCCTCCACCTTACGTAAGACCTAAGTTTAAGTCTGATTTGTGA